Proteins encoded together in one Desulfallas thermosapovorans DSM 6562 window:
- the nirJ2 gene encoding putative heme d1 biosynthesis radical SAM protein NirJ2 — MLVSWNTTNACNLYCKHCYRDSGARADEELNTAEGKKLIDEIARAGFKIMIFSGGEPLMREDIYELIQYAAGAGLRPVLGSNGTMITPKAAARLKEAGAMAVGISLDSTDPGRHDDFRACAGAWQGAVDGMQACRDAGLPFQLHTTVMEWNSGEIEDLTDLSVKLGARGHHIFFMVPTGRAVNIETETLRAEQYEHLLRRIMVKQGQVDIELKPTCAPQFMRIARQMGVSMRFSRGCLAGTAYCIVSPRGDVQPCAYLNIPLGNVRQAPFDEIWHNNEVLQKLRTMEYSGGCGACQFKKICGGCRARAYYYHGDYMAEEPWCLYHGRKGY; from the coding sequence GTATCGTGGAACACCACCAACGCTTGCAACCTGTACTGCAAGCACTGCTACCGGGATTCAGGTGCCCGGGCCGATGAGGAACTTAACACTGCAGAAGGCAAAAAATTAATTGATGAAATTGCCCGGGCAGGTTTTAAAATAATGATTTTCAGCGGCGGCGAGCCGCTCATGCGGGAAGACATATATGAGTTGATCCAATATGCTGCCGGCGCGGGGCTGAGACCCGTATTAGGTTCCAACGGAACCATGATCACCCCGAAGGCTGCCGCCAGATTAAAAGAAGCGGGAGCCATGGCAGTGGGTATCAGTTTGGACAGTACGGACCCAGGCAGGCACGATGATTTCAGGGCCTGTGCCGGAGCCTGGCAGGGAGCGGTGGACGGCATGCAAGCCTGCCGTGATGCCGGGCTGCCATTTCAATTGCATACAACGGTAATGGAGTGGAACAGCGGCGAAATTGAGGATTTAACCGACCTGTCCGTCAAACTGGGTGCCCGGGGACATCATATTTTCTTTATGGTACCCACCGGCCGGGCGGTAAATATAGAAACGGAAACACTGCGTGCCGAGCAATATGAACATTTGCTGCGGCGCATCATGGTCAAGCAAGGCCAGGTGGATATAGAGCTTAAACCGACATGCGCACCCCAATTCATGCGCATCGCCCGCCAGATGGGGGTTAGTATGCGTTTTAGCCGGGGCTGCCTGGCCGGAACAGCTTATTGTATAGTTAGTCCCCGGGGTGACGTACAGCCCTGCGCTTATCTTAATATCCCCCTGGGCAATGTGCGACAGGCCCCCTTTGATGAAATTTGGCACAACAACGAAGTACTGCAAAAACTGCGCACCATGGAGTATAGCGGGGGCTGCGGCGCCTGCCAGTTTAAAAAAATATGCGGCGGTTGCCGGGCCAGGGCTTATTATTATCATGGTGATTACATGGCTGAGGAACCCTGGTGTCTTTACCACGGAAGAAAGGGATATTAA
- a CDS encoding AsnC family transcriptional regulator: MSVDQTDKKLLQIIQSDFPVVQRPYEMIGRQLGISGQEVMDRISRLQQAGIIRRLGGLFDSRKIGYTGTLCALRVPEEEIDRVAQIINSYPGITHNYLRNHHYNMWFTLLAESEQHINSILNEIKEKTGLADILNLPAINIFKVRVNFNLSEVKHAD; encoded by the coding sequence ATGAGCGTTGATCAAACAGATAAAAAACTGCTGCAAATTATTCAGTCCGATTTCCCGGTGGTCCAGCGACCCTACGAAATGATTGGCAGACAACTCGGTATCAGCGGGCAAGAGGTAATGGATAGAATCTCCCGGTTGCAGCAGGCCGGAATAATCAGGCGACTGGGCGGGCTATTTGATTCCCGTAAAATCGGCTATACAGGTACTTTATGCGCATTGCGTGTACCTGAAGAGGAAATTGACCGTGTAGCTCAAATAATTAACAGCTATCCAGGGATAACTCACAATTACTTGCGCAACCATCACTATAATATGTGGTTTACGTTACTGGCCGAGTCGGAACAACATATCAACAGCATTTTAAACGAGATTAAAGAAAAAACCGGCCTGGCGGATATATTAAACCTGCCGGCCATCAATATTTTCAAAGTTCGCGTAAACTTCAACCTGTCCGAGGTGAAGCATGCTGACTGA
- a CDS encoding Lrp/AsnC family transcriptional regulator, protein MLTELEKKIVRELQQGLPLVERPYQAIAQRIGLSEKELMIKINEMISNGMIRRFGAALRHQDLGFTANAMVVWDVPEERAATVGRLLAGLPEVTHCYQRPRQPGWPYTIFTVIHGQTRVQCEQLAKKMAEKTGVTNYKLLFSTAELKKSSMKYFID, encoded by the coding sequence ATGCTGACTGAATTGGAAAAAAAGATTGTCAGGGAATTGCAGCAGGGTCTGCCCCTGGTGGAGAGACCATACCAGGCTATAGCCCAAAGGATTGGTCTGTCAGAAAAAGAATTGATGATCAAAATAAATGAAATGATAAGTAACGGCATGATTCGCCGTTTCGGAGCAGCGTTGCGCCATCAGGATCTTGGCTTCACAGCAAATGCCATGGTGGTTTGGGACGTACCCGAAGAACGGGCGGCCACCGTGGGACGGTTGCTGGCGGGACTTCCCGAAGTAACCCATTGCTACCAGCGTCCCAGACAACCCGGCTGGCCATATACCATATTTACCGTTATACACGGGCAAACCAGGGTGCAATGTGAGCAATTGGCCAAAAAAATGGCGGAAAAAACCGGTGTAACCAATTATAAATTGCTATTCAGCACAGCCGAGCTGAAAAAAAGCAGTATGAAATATTTCATTGATTAA
- the hemL gene encoding glutamate-1-semialdehyde 2,1-aminomutase, with protein MHNGFNKSAQFYAEATKYIPGGVNSPVRAFKSVGGTPVFIARGEGAMLTDVDGNTYIDYVGSWGPLILGHRHPEVVKALQGCLEMGTSFGAPTELETELSKMIIEALPAMDMVRLVNSGTEATMSAIRLARGYTKRNKIVKFAGCYHGHADFLLIKAGSGALTLGVPTSPGVPAGTAEHTINAPFNDLETLQEIFRQVGEDIAAVIVEPVPGNMGVVPPVPGFLAGLRRLTEQYGALLIMDEVMTGFRVAYGGAQVLYNVEPDITCLGKIIGGGLPVGAYGGKKDIMSQVAPAGPVYQAGTLSGNPLAVTAGITTLQLLRRPGVYDELEQKSARLESGLKQAAEEAGLNLTFNRVGSMLCTFFTSEPVTDFISALKSDTERFAKYFAGMLDKGVYLAPSQFEAAFMSLAHTSEQIDQTIEAAREVFKGLTQ; from the coding sequence ATGCACAATGGATTTAATAAGTCGGCCCAATTTTACGCAGAGGCGACTAAATATATCCCCGGCGGGGTAAACAGTCCGGTACGGGCTTTTAAATCGGTGGGAGGCACCCCGGTATTTATTGCCAGGGGCGAGGGGGCCATGCTGACCGATGTAGACGGCAATACATACATTGATTATGTAGGTTCCTGGGGTCCGTTGATACTGGGCCACCGGCATCCCGAAGTGGTTAAAGCTTTACAGGGCTGCCTGGAAATGGGCACAAGTTTTGGTGCCCCTACCGAGTTGGAAACTGAGCTGTCAAAGATGATCATAGAAGCCCTCCCGGCCATGGATATGGTCAGGCTGGTTAACTCGGGCACCGAGGCTACGATGAGTGCCATCAGGCTGGCTCGGGGTTATACCAAGCGCAATAAGATAGTCAAATTTGCCGGCTGCTATCACGGGCACGCCGATTTCCTTTTAATTAAGGCGGGTTCCGGTGCCCTTACCCTGGGCGTACCCACCAGTCCGGGAGTGCCGGCGGGCACGGCTGAACATACCATTAACGCTCCCTTTAACGATTTGGAAACCCTGCAGGAGATTTTCCGGCAGGTGGGCGAGGATATCGCAGCAGTAATCGTGGAACCTGTCCCGGGCAACATGGGAGTAGTTCCCCCGGTACCGGGTTTTCTGGCGGGTTTACGCCGTTTGACCGAACAATACGGAGCACTTCTCATTATGGATGAGGTAATGACAGGCTTCAGGGTGGCCTACGGCGGTGCCCAGGTACTGTATAACGTTGAGCCCGATATTACCTGCCTGGGTAAGATAATTGGTGGCGGACTACCTGTTGGCGCTTATGGAGGTAAAAAGGACATTATGTCCCAGGTGGCCCCGGCGGGACCAGTATACCAGGCCGGAACACTGTCAGGCAACCCGCTGGCGGTAACAGCCGGTATCACCACCCTGCAGTTACTGCGCAGGCCGGGCGTTTATGATGAACTGGAGCAAAAATCAGCCCGTTTGGAATCAGGGTTGAAGCAAGCAGCCGAAGAAGCGGGGCTGAACCTTACCTTTAACCGGGTGGGATCCATGCTTTGCACATTTTTCACCAGCGAGCCCGTAACTGATTTCATTTCGGCATTAAAATCAGATACTGAACGATTTGCCAAATATTTTGCGGGTATGCTGGACAAAGGCGTATATCTGGCCCCATCCCAGTTTGAGGCCGCCTTTATGTCCCTGGCCCATACCAGTGAACAGATCGACCAGACCATTGAGGCCGCCCGCGAGGTATTTAAGGGGTTGACACAATAA
- a CDS encoding redox-sensing transcriptional repressor Rex, whose protein sequence is MKTLRVPEATVTRLSIYSRFLERLDRNGITTVSSGEIAEGVGVSPAQVRKDLAYFGEFGTRGVGYNVKDLLKYTLKILGLDQEWALAIVGAGNLGFALCTYRGFNVRGFNIVGVFDKDTERIGKRIGNLVVQPLTQFPETAQKENIRIGVIAVPTSAAQEVADMMVKNGVQAILNFAPVGLNVPDEIEIRNVDLSVKLEVLTFNLGFRAAQSL, encoded by the coding sequence TTGAAAACTTTACGGGTACCGGAAGCAACAGTAACCAGGCTTTCAATATACTCCAGATTCTTAGAAAGGTTAGATAGAAACGGTATCACTACTGTATCATCGGGTGAGATAGCCGAAGGGGTAGGAGTTAGTCCGGCCCAAGTCCGCAAAGATTTGGCCTACTTTGGTGAATTTGGCACCAGAGGCGTAGGTTATAATGTCAAAGACTTGTTGAAGTATACATTAAAAATACTTGGTCTGGACCAGGAATGGGCGTTGGCTATCGTGGGTGCCGGCAACCTGGGTTTTGCACTGTGCACCTACCGGGGATTCAATGTGCGTGGTTTCAATATTGTAGGTGTATTTGATAAAGATACTGAACGGATAGGCAAAAGAATAGGCAACCTGGTGGTACAGCCACTGACACAGTTCCCCGAAACAGCTCAAAAGGAAAACATACGCATTGGGGTAATAGCCGTTCCCACCAGTGCCGCCCAGGAAGTGGCCGATATGATGGTAAAAAATGGCGTACAGGCAATTTTAAACTTTGCCCCGGTGGGACTAAACGTACCGGATGAAATTGAAATACGTAATGTGGACTTGTCCGTAAAACTGGAAGTACTAACCTTTAACCTTGGCTTTAGAGCAGCCCAAAGTTTGTAA
- a CDS encoding secondary thiamine-phosphate synthase enzyme YjbQ has product MTNLHTLRINTGKKEQFIDLTRDITHLIKESGISEGVCHIYVPHTTAGVTINEGHDPSVIHDILMHLNKLVPDDGGYTHLEGNSDAHIKAFLAGTEKTVLVSGGEILLGNWQRIFFCEFDGPRQRKVLIRISVQ; this is encoded by the coding sequence ATGACCAATTTGCATACTTTAAGAATTAATACCGGTAAAAAAGAACAATTTATCGATCTGACCCGCGACATTACCCATCTTATAAAAGAAAGCGGGATATCTGAAGGAGTATGTCATATTTATGTGCCTCATACCACCGCCGGTGTAACCATTAATGAAGGCCATGATCCCAGTGTTATACATGATATATTGATGCATTTAAACAAACTGGTGCCGGACGACGGTGGGTATACCCACCTGGAAGGAAATTCGGACGCCCATATAAAAGCTTTTCTTGCCGGTACCGAAAAAACCGTGCTGGTGTCCGGTGGAGAAATACTGCTGGGTAACTGGCAAAGAATATTTTTTTGTGAATTTGACGGCCCCCGTCAACGCAAGGTTCTTATTAGAATTAGCGTTCAATAA
- a CDS encoding AAA family ATPase yields the protein MNRVDDFFNSIESVMDGLLKQQYIVDRKIATAVFLAGRLEKPLLIEGPAGVGKTGLAGAIATARQTELVRLQCYPGLDESKTLYEWNYQKQLLYIQMHGSDVDIFSSEFLLERPLLKAFRAPKPVVLLVDEIDKSEEELESFLLEALSEFQVSIPELGILTAMHKPYVVITSNSTRELGDALKRRCLYLYLAYPDAAREQAILSLKVPGLSGFLAKQIVAFVQQLRKMKLKKAPSITETIDWARTLLLLGRDSLEEQLVRHTLNVLLKYEEDIREAERKSGGILLSLAADSGPVAGAFAEDDNQPKVDRAGIDQKQQHGPDPADDPVLARFDF from the coding sequence ATGAATAGGGTCGATGATTTTTTTAACAGTATTGAAAGTGTCATGGATGGATTGCTTAAGCAGCAATATATAGTTGACAGAAAGATTGCCACCGCAGTTTTTCTGGCCGGGCGTCTGGAAAAGCCGCTGCTTATAGAGGGTCCGGCCGGGGTGGGTAAAACCGGGCTGGCCGGTGCAATAGCAACAGCCAGGCAAACGGAACTGGTAAGGCTGCAGTGTTATCCCGGGCTGGATGAAAGTAAAACCCTTTACGAGTGGAACTACCAAAAGCAATTGTTATATATCCAAATGCATGGCAGCGACGTCGATATCTTTTCCTCCGAATTTTTGTTGGAAAGGCCACTGCTTAAAGCCTTCCGGGCACCCAAACCGGTGGTTTTGCTGGTTGACGAAATAGATAAAAGTGAGGAAGAATTGGAAAGCTTTCTGCTTGAAGCTTTATCCGAATTTCAGGTCAGTATACCGGAGTTGGGTATACTGACGGCGATGCATAAGCCATACGTTGTGATTACCAGCAACAGCACCCGGGAACTGGGGGATGCCCTTAAACGCAGGTGCTTGTATCTTTACCTGGCATATCCTGATGCCGCCCGGGAACAAGCTATTTTAAGTTTAAAGGTGCCGGGCCTTTCAGGGTTTCTGGCCAAACAAATTGTTGCCTTTGTGCAGCAGTTGCGGAAGATGAAACTTAAAAAGGCACCCAGCATAACTGAAACCATAGACTGGGCCAGGACATTGTTGCTATTGGGCCGGGACAGTTTGGAAGAGCAACTGGTTCGGCATACATTAAATGTATTGTTGAAATACGAAGAAGATATCAGAGAGGCAGAGCGAAAATCAGGCGGCATTTTATTGTCCCTGGCGGCGGATTCCGGGCCGGTTGCAGGTGCCTTTGCAGAAGACGACAACCAACCGAAGGTGGACCGGGCCGGCATCGATCAAAAGCAACAACACGGGCCGGACCCGGCAGATGATCCAGTGCTGGCCAGGTTTGACTTTTAA
- a CDS encoding vWA domain-containing protein, whose translation MHASIINLVNLLRGAGLRISPGEILDFCRALQIIELYGGDALTAAQCTLAKDKLSVDSLKAVINDYLQNTSKDNHLIIPPPIDAEKVLTNPPQLSDEDFIHRLHNIKNSIRHEIMLINEAGITGGSGAGKSGAGLNSGYEYNTAFNNRNNDNNDLTCDGQAIKPGIHRSGRQYKPVSPQEAYQNRNTSPGPTNLQQLDLAKADAEQLAEINKIITAIGNRLAAHKGYRKKPAPTGIVDMRRTIRQAAARGGIPVVLKKMKPVPGKPRITVMCDLSGSMAPYSLFFLQLLVSLQHRFSKLKSYAFVDHIADVTNMAGSISTAWNIAARIILREARISRTGFSNYGQVWEQFAKDFIYTLTPQTILIIMGDARNNWQPDGKEYLSCITARCRKTIWLNPLPRDHWSINDCIMESYAPCCSLVLECRNAMQLSRAMQEIFLSIH comes from the coding sequence ATGCACGCCAGTATAATTAATTTGGTAAATCTTCTACGGGGGGCCGGTCTGCGCATTTCACCCGGGGAAATCCTGGATTTTTGCCGTGCTCTACAAATAATTGAACTGTACGGAGGCGATGCCTTAACGGCGGCACAATGTACCCTTGCCAAGGATAAACTATCTGTCGATTCCCTTAAAGCTGTCATCAATGATTACTTGCAAAACACATCAAAAGACAACCATCTAATAATTCCCCCGCCAATCGATGCCGAAAAAGTACTGACCAACCCGCCCCAGTTGAGTGATGAAGATTTTATTCACCGCCTGCATAATATAAAAAACAGCATCCGACATGAGATAATGTTAATCAACGAAGCCGGTATAACCGGTGGTTCCGGGGCCGGTAAAAGCGGTGCTGGCCTGAACTCTGGTTATGAGTATAATACAGCCTTTAATAATCGGAACAATGACAATAATGATTTAACCTGCGATGGTCAGGCCATTAAACCCGGTATTCACCGTTCAGGCCGGCAATATAAACCAGTATCTCCACAGGAGGCATACCAAAATAGAAACACATCTCCCGGGCCAACCAACTTGCAACAACTTGATCTGGCTAAAGCTGATGCTGAGCAATTAGCCGAAATAAATAAAATTATTACTGCTATTGGAAATCGGCTGGCCGCCCACAAAGGATACCGAAAAAAGCCCGCACCCACCGGAATCGTGGACATGCGCCGCACCATACGCCAAGCGGCGGCCCGGGGGGGGATACCCGTGGTGCTGAAAAAAATGAAGCCTGTGCCGGGCAAACCCCGTATAACAGTAATGTGCGATCTTTCCGGTTCAATGGCACCATACAGCTTGTTTTTTTTACAACTACTGGTAAGCCTGCAACACAGGTTCTCGAAATTAAAGTCCTATGCCTTTGTTGATCATATCGCCGATGTGACCAACATGGCCGGATCCATTTCCACAGCATGGAATATCGCAGCCAGAATAATTCTCAGAGAAGCCCGGATATCCCGCACCGGCTTTAGCAATTACGGACAGGTATGGGAACAATTTGCAAAAGACTTTATATATACATTAACCCCGCAAACTATACTGATTATAATGGGTGATGCCCGAAATAACTGGCAACCGGACGGTAAGGAATATTTAAGCTGTATCACCGCACGGTGCCGCAAAACAATTTGGCTTAATCCCTTACCCCGTGATCATTGGTCCATCAATGATTGCATCATGGAAAGTTACGCACCCTGTTGCTCACTGGTATTGGAATGCCGCAATGCAATGCAACTGTCCAGAGCTATGCAAGAAATATTTTTATCAATACATTGA
- a CDS encoding 4Fe-4S binding protein has protein sequence MAEKKKFKFNYVLDATKCMACAACEVECKFNGIYIDDTVNYAINLDNCTRCGKCFRACPSGAISKVNNAA, from the coding sequence ATGGCCGAAAAGAAAAAGTTTAAATTCAACTATGTCCTAGACGCCACCAAATGTATGGCTTGTGCGGCATGCGAGGTGGAATGCAAGTTCAACGGCATTTACATTGACGATACCGTAAACTACGCCATTAATCTTGACAACTGCACCCGTTGCGGAAAATGCTTCAGAGCATGTCCCAGTGGAGCAATTTCCAAAGTCAACAATGCTGCTTAA
- a CDS encoding AAA family ATPase: MKLSISGKGGVGKTTIAAALAKIFAQNGGTVYAIDADPDACLAAGIGIPEEEAAKIKPVVEMRDAIRKKTGDGAFYNLNPKLDDFLDEYSYKFGNIRFLRMGDPKKGGSECYCRENTFLHALVTSLLLDQKDTVIMDMGAGIEHLSRGTARGVDMMLVVVEPSRNSVNTARNVQRMARDLGIEKVGIIANKIRTDKEKEFIKSSFPDNNILGFIKFSESILANSMEPSQAIEIGGELLAEMQQVCLKISGEAGGK; this comes from the coding sequence ATGAAACTGTCCATATCAGGTAAGGGTGGTGTCGGCAAAACAACCATTGCTGCGGCACTGGCTAAAATATTTGCCCAAAACGGAGGCACTGTGTACGCCATCGATGCCGACCCGGATGCCTGCCTTGCTGCGGGTATCGGCATACCTGAGGAGGAAGCAGCCAAAATCAAACCAGTAGTGGAAATGCGGGACGCTATCCGCAAAAAAACAGGCGACGGTGCATTTTACAACCTTAACCCCAAGTTGGATGATTTCTTGGATGAGTACAGCTATAAGTTCGGTAACATCAGATTTTTGCGTATGGGCGACCCGAAAAAAGGCGGGTCTGAATGTTACTGCCGGGAGAACACCTTTTTACATGCACTGGTAACATCACTTCTGCTTGATCAAAAAGATACCGTAATTATGGATATGGGTGCGGGCATAGAACACCTAAGCAGGGGTACAGCCCGTGGAGTTGACATGATGTTGGTTGTGGTGGAACCAAGCCGCAACAGCGTAAATACTGCAAGAAACGTACAAAGAATGGCTAGAGACCTGGGCATTGAAAAGGTGGGTATTATAGCCAATAAGATCCGTACAGATAAAGAAAAAGAGTTTATCAAGTCGAGTTTCCCGGATAACAACATCCTGGGTTTTATAAAATTTTCCGAATCTATTTTGGCAAACTCCATGGAACCTTCTCAAGCCATCGAAATAGGGGGAGAATTATTGGCGGAGATGCAGCAGGTTTGCCTTAAAATTTCTGGAGAGGCAGGTGGTAAATAA